A region from the Kineothrix sp. IPX-CK genome encodes:
- a CDS encoding HD domain-containing protein → MKTFAAIDVGSFELSMKIFEISAKDGMREIDHIRHRIDLGSETYAAGKMANDKVDELCHYLNEYTKIMKSYRVSEYKAYGTSAIRESENTIIVLDQIRQRTGIDIEVLSNSEQRFLDYKSIAFMGEDFNKFIEKGTVIADIGGGSIQISLFDKDALVATQNLRLGVLRLRDYMNQLGAGSGQYEALIEEMVNAQLSVFKKLYLKEREINNIIIVDDYISALVQKSIFLEKVNGYVDAKNFEYLLEVFREKTVQDLTKLFDMPEENITLLYISCILLKRMIEVMNAELLWAPGVTLCDGIAYEYAQSNKIVLPEHDFEQDIIACARNISKRYMGSRKRGETLEKIALTIFDSMKRVHGLEKRDRLLLRIATLLHDCGKYISMVNLGECSYSIIMATEIIGLSHAEREIVANVVKYNHSEFVYYTEMGRESELSRETYLKMAKLTAILRIANGLDRSHKQKFKDVKTALKDNVLTITVDTNDDITLEKGMFSSGAEFFEEVYSVRPIIKQRRSLKA, encoded by the coding sequence ATGAAAACATTTGCGGCAATAGACGTAGGTTCCTTTGAGTTATCCATGAAAATATTTGAAATATCGGCAAAAGACGGAATGAGGGAAATTGACCATATCAGGCACCGTATCGATTTGGGGTCGGAGACATATGCTGCGGGAAAAATGGCTAACGATAAAGTGGATGAATTGTGCCATTATCTGAATGAATATACGAAAATCATGAAATCCTACAGAGTGTCGGAGTATAAGGCGTATGGTACCAGTGCGATAAGAGAGTCGGAGAATACGATCATCGTTCTCGACCAGATCCGTCAGCGGACGGGCATCGATATTGAGGTGCTGAGCAATTCGGAGCAGCGCTTTCTGGATTATAAATCCATCGCTTTTATGGGAGAGGATTTTAACAAGTTCATTGAGAAGGGGACGGTCATCGCTGATATTGGAGGCGGCAGTATCCAGATTTCCCTTTTTGACAAGGACGCACTTGTGGCGACTCAGAATCTTCGTCTGGGTGTGCTTCGTCTGAGGGATTATATGAATCAGCTGGGAGCAGGAAGCGGGCAGTACGAGGCGCTGATAGAGGAGATGGTGAACGCCCAGCTTTCGGTCTTTAAAAAGCTGTATTTAAAGGAACGCGAAATCAACAACATCATCATCGTGGACGATTATATCTCCGCTCTTGTACAAAAAAGCATCTTTTTGGAAAAAGTAAACGGATACGTGGATGCGAAGAATTTTGAGTACCTTCTCGAAGTATTCCGGGAAAAAACGGTACAGGATCTGACAAAGCTCTTCGATATGCCGGAGGAGAATATCACACTGCTCTATATCTCCTGCATTTTGCTGAAAAGAATGATAGAGGTAATGAATGCGGAACTGCTCTGGGCTCCGGGTGTAACGCTGTGCGACGGCATCGCTTACGAATATGCACAGAGTAATAAAATTGTCCTGCCGGAGCATGATTTTGAACAGGACATCATCGCTTGTGCCAGGAATATCAGCAAGAGGTATATGGGGAGCAGGAAAAGGGGAGAAACCTTAGAAAAAATAGCGCTCACCATATTCGACAGCATGAAGAGAGTGCACGGGCTTGAAAAAAGAGACAGATTACTGCTTAGAATCGCTACGCTTTTGCACGACTGCGGAAAATATATCAGCATGGTGAATCTGGGTGAGTGCTCTTACAGCATCATCATGGCGACGGAGATCATAGGCCTTTCCCATGCGGAGCGGGAAATCGTGGCAAACGTGGTGAAATATAATCATTCGGAGTTCGTATACTACACGGAAATGGGGAGAGAATCGGAGCTTAGCAGAGAGACCTATTTGAAAATGGCCAAGCTGACCGCCATACTCCGGATAGCTAACGGTTTAGACCGAAGTCATAAGCAGAAGTTCAAGGACGTTAAGACGGCCCTCAAGGACAATGTACTAACAATTACAGTAGATACCAACGATGACATTACGCTGGAAAAAGGAATGTTCAGCAGTGGAGCTGAGTTTTTTGAGGAGGTATACAGTGTCAGGCCGATTATCAAGCAGAGAAGAAGCTTAAAAGCGTAA
- a CDS encoding ATP-binding protein — protein sequence MRENELIVYKDFEEEALLYDMAWLMSHYDDDFFNIEDKRALLYECMHHLIDLAGHHGFYGNLWHCYLTNLLVNNENSYSKACEIRGEVGGTINQAVLHDIIIFKEFYDFDFSGMMELLGVEAFSLILSYDGCEQESKVYNERICKSICTLAVKFTQNDSPEEMKATLTEFYKEYGVGKFGLHKSFRVSHDEDGVSIVPILNIAHVYLDDLIGYELPKQKLIENTEAFVEGRKANNCLLFGDAGTGKSSSIKAIANEYYDRGLRIIEVYKHQFQDLNDVIAQIKNRNYKFIIYMDDLSFEEFEIEYKYLKAVIEGGLEKKPDNVLIYATSNRRHLIKETFADKEGRRDQLHASDTVQEKLSLVYRFGVTIFFCSPDKKEFQEIVRKLAIRYKITMPEEELLLEANKWELSHGGLSGRTAQQFIDYLLGKRENKF from the coding sequence ATGCGGGAAAATGAACTGATTGTATATAAAGACTTCGAGGAAGAAGCGTTGCTTTATGATATGGCATGGCTGATGAGCCATTACGACGACGATTTTTTTAATATAGAGGACAAACGGGCACTTTTATACGAATGTATGCACCATCTCATCGACCTGGCAGGGCATCATGGATTCTACGGGAATCTGTGGCACTGCTATCTGACCAACCTTCTTGTGAATAACGAAAATAGCTACAGCAAGGCATGTGAAATAAGGGGCGAGGTGGGAGGAACCATCAATCAGGCCGTTCTTCATGATATTATAATATTTAAGGAGTTTTACGACTTCGACTTTTCCGGTATGATGGAGCTTTTGGGAGTGGAGGCTTTTTCTCTCATTCTTTCTTATGACGGCTGCGAGCAGGAAAGCAAGGTATATAACGAGCGCATTTGCAAAAGCATCTGTACGCTTGCGGTGAAATTCACGCAGAATGATTCGCCGGAAGAAATGAAGGCAACCCTTACGGAATTCTATAAGGAATATGGAGTAGGGAAGTTTGGTTTACATAAATCATTTCGTGTATCCCATGACGAGGACGGTGTCTCCATTGTTCCGATATTGAACATCGCTCATGTGTATTTGGATGATTTGATAGGCTATGAGCTTCCCAAGCAGAAGCTCATAGAGAATACGGAGGCCTTTGTGGAAGGAAGAAAAGCCAATAACTGCCTGCTCTTCGGTGATGCGGGCACCGGCAAATCCTCCAGCATCAAGGCGATTGCCAATGAATATTATGACAGAGGACTGCGCATTATCGAGGTGTATAAGCATCAGTTTCAGGATTTGAACGATGTCATTGCTCAGATTAAGAACCGGAATTATAAATTCATTATTTACATGGACGACCTTAGTTTCGAGGAATTTGAAATTGAATACAAATACCTAAAGGCGGTAATCGAAGGCGGGCTGGAGAAAAAGCCCGATAACGTGCTTATATATGCTACTTCCAACAGAAGGCATCTGATAAAGGAGACCTTCGCGGATAAGGAGGGGCGCAGGGATCAGCTCCATGCCAGCGATACGGTTCAGGAAAAGCTGTCTCTCGTCTACCGGTTCGGCGTGACGATTTTCTTCTGCTCGCCGGATAAGAAAGAGTTTCAGGAAATTGTCCGAAAACTTGCTATTCGGTATAAGATTACGATGCCGGAGGAAGAGCTTTTGTTGGAGGCAAATAAATGGGAGCTTTCCCATGGCGGGCTTTCAGGACGTACCGCCCAGCAGTTTATCGATTACCTGCTGGGGAAACGTGAAAATAAATTCTAG
- the pheA gene encoding prephenate dehydratase — protein sequence MDLTKLREQIDAIDGQIVRLYEQRMEISRQVAEYKIETGKKVFDKDREAQKIRSVKSMTHNEFNSHGIEELFEQIMSMSRKLQYQMLTEKGSIGRLPFIGIDRLDMENARVVFPGAEGAYTQAAMQQYFGKDVNNFHVETFRDAMIAIDEGSADYAVLPIENSTAGIVSEIYDMLVEFENYIVGEQIIKIEHCLMAVPGTRLEDIKTIYSHPQSLMQSSRYLQEHAAWKQISMNNNAFAARKVSEDKDSTQAAIASAYAAETYGLEILEKGINRSSTNSTRFIIVTNQKIFLKDAKKVSICFEVPHESGSLYHMLSHFIYNNLNMNKIESRPTPDRNWEYRFFIDFDGNLADSAVKNALRGLRDEARNMKILGNY from the coding sequence ATGGATTTGACGAAATTAAGGGAACAAATAGACGCTATTGACGGGCAAATCGTAAGGCTGTATGAACAGAGGATGGAGATATCCAGACAAGTAGCGGAATATAAAATCGAGACGGGCAAAAAAGTTTTCGATAAGGATCGGGAAGCGCAGAAGATCCGCAGCGTGAAGTCCATGACCCATAATGAATTCAACAGTCATGGAATCGAGGAGCTGTTCGAGCAGATTATGTCTATGAGCCGTAAGCTGCAATACCAGATGCTGACAGAAAAAGGGAGCATAGGAAGGCTGCCGTTTATTGGGATAGACCGTCTGGATATGGAAAATGCGAGGGTAGTATTTCCCGGCGCCGAGGGGGCCTATACGCAGGCGGCTATGCAGCAGTATTTCGGTAAAGACGTGAATAATTTCCATGTGGAAACTTTCCGAGATGCGATGATAGCCATCGATGAAGGAAGCGCAGATTATGCGGTGCTTCCTATCGAGAATTCCACCGCAGGTATCGTAAGCGAGATTTACGATATGCTCGTTGAATTCGAGAACTATATCGTAGGCGAACAGATCATAAAAATCGAGCATTGTCTGATGGCGGTTCCGGGTACGAGGCTTGAGGATATTAAGACTATCTATTCCCATCCCCAGTCGCTGATGCAAAGCTCCAGATATCTTCAGGAGCATGCGGCATGGAAGCAGATCAGCATGAATAATAACGCTTTTGCGGCCAGAAAGGTATCTGAGGATAAAGACAGCACGCAGGCGGCCATCGCCAGCGCTTATGCAGCAGAAACATATGGGCTTGAGATATTGGAAAAGGGCATCAATCGCTCCAGCACCAATTCAACGCGTTTTATCATTGTGACCAATCAGAAAATATTCTTAAAAGACGCCAAGAAGGTTAGTATCTGCTTCGAGGTGCCTCACGAGAGCGGCTCTCTTTATCATATGCTGTCGCATTTCATTTACAACAATCTCAATATGAATAAAATCGAAAGCCGTCCCACTCCGGATCGCAACTGGGAATATCGGTTCTTTATCGATTTTGACGGTAACCTTGCGGACAGCGCGGTAAAAAATGCGCTGAGGGGTCTGAGGGACGAAGCGAGAAATATGAAAATACTAGGAAATTATTAG
- the folK gene encoding 2-amino-4-hydroxy-6-hydroxymethyldihydropteridine diphosphokinase, with amino-acid sequence MENRSYDIIKIENLEVFAHHGVYSQETAEGQNFYINAALYVNTRGAGQADNLELSVNYGEVCHFMNDYMKNHTYKLIEAAAEHLAEAVLLSFPLLRQIELEIRKPHAPIGLPFESVSVKIRRGWHTVYLALGSSVGKREEYISGAIESMGEEAKIRVKRVSDIIRTAPYGGAAKEEFLNGALKAETLFTPEELLDYLHMLEENAGRERTIHWGDRTLDVDIIFYDDIVMSTDSLTIPHKDMQNRDFVLIPLIQIDPYILHPLLHKTVSSLLKALPK; translated from the coding sequence ATGGAAAATAGATCATACGATATTATCAAAATAGAAAACCTTGAGGTATTCGCCCATCATGGCGTATATTCGCAGGAGACGGCAGAGGGTCAGAACTTTTATATCAATGCGGCCTTGTACGTGAATACGAGGGGGGCAGGACAAGCTGATAATTTAGAACTATCCGTTAATTACGGTGAGGTATGTCATTTCATGAACGATTATATGAAAAATCATACCTATAAGCTGATAGAAGCGGCAGCGGAGCATTTGGCGGAGGCGGTTCTTCTTTCTTTCCCGCTTTTGAGGCAAATAGAGCTTGAGATTCGAAAGCCTCACGCTCCCATAGGCCTGCCCTTCGAATCCGTATCGGTAAAGATTAGAAGAGGATGGCATACTGTTTATCTCGCCTTGGGATCCAGCGTGGGGAAACGGGAGGAATATATAAGCGGTGCAATAGAGTCCATGGGGGAAGAAGCGAAAATCCGCGTAAAAAGAGTATCGGACATAATTCGGACAGCTCCCTACGGCGGAGCCGCAAAGGAAGAATTTCTAAACGGAGCGCTTAAAGCGGAGACCTTGTTTACGCCTGAGGAGTTGCTTGATTATCTCCATATGTTGGAAGAAAATGCGGGAAGGGAGAGAACGATCCATTGGGGTGACCGTACCTTGGACGTGGATATTATCTTCTATGATGATATTGTTATGTCAACCGACAGCCTCACGATACCCCATAAAGATATGCAGAATCGTGATTTCGTACTGATTCCGCTGATACAAATAGACCCGTACATTCTACACCCTCTGCTGCATAAGACCGTAAGCTCTTTATTAAAGGCGCTGCCAAAATAG
- the folP gene encoding dihydropteroate synthase yields the protein MKIGSKDFEVNKHTYVMGILNVTPDSFSDGGKFNDMDKALMRAEEMISEGADIIDIGGESTRPGYIQLSDEEEIERTAPVVEAVKCRFDIPVSLDTYKSKVALAGIKAGADLINDIWGLKYDKNMAAVIAESGLPCCLMHNRSKPDYNDYMQDVAADLAETIHLAGKAGIADENIILDPGVGFGKTYENNLEIIHCLEELRIFGYPILLGTSRKSVIGLTLDLPATQRVEGTLVTTVFAVIKGCSFVRVHDIKENVRAIRMAEAILMQGNS from the coding sequence ATGAAAATAGGCAGTAAGGATTTCGAAGTGAATAAGCATACTTACGTAATGGGAATCCTCAATGTAACGCCGGATTCTTTTTCTGACGGCGGGAAATTTAACGACATGGACAAGGCGTTAATGCGTGCGGAAGAAATGATTTCGGAGGGCGCGGATATCATAGACATAGGCGGCGAATCCACCAGACCCGGTTACATACAGCTTTCCGACGAGGAAGAAATCGAACGAACCGCACCCGTGGTAGAGGCGGTAAAGTGCCGTTTCGATATTCCGGTATCGCTGGATACATATAAAAGTAAGGTGGCACTTGCAGGAATAAAGGCCGGAGCCGATCTCATCAATGATATTTGGGGACTGAAATACGATAAAAACATGGCGGCGGTAATAGCAGAAAGCGGGCTTCCCTGTTGTCTCATGCACAATAGGAGCAAGCCGGATTATAACGATTACATGCAGGATGTAGCTGCTGATTTGGCAGAGACAATCCATCTTGCGGGAAAAGCAGGTATTGCAGATGAGAACATCATTCTTGACCCGGGGGTGGGATTCGGCAAGACTTATGAAAACAATCTGGAAATCATCCACTGTCTGGAAGAACTTAGAATATTCGGCTATCCTATACTATTGGGAACGAGCCGAAAGTCGGTAATCGGCCTTACTCTGGATCTTCCTGCGACACAGCGGGTGGAAGGAACGTTGGTAACTACAGTATTTGCGGTAATTAAAGGCTGCTCCTTTGTCAGAGTGCATGACATCAAAGAAAATGTGCGGGCAATCCGTATGGCGGAAGCGATACTTATGCAGGGTAACAGCTGA
- a CDS encoding HD domain-containing protein, with the protein MENISKERVNKILEHTSYKEYVCKNEKAEAGRKFCRHDMVHFLDVARIAMILKLKEGQQAEEELIYAAALLHDVGRHVQYEEGTPHEEASAVLAAPILADCGFDDKETSVILKAIASHRNPQTALESGLSGLLYRADKLSRSCFCCEAEKECDWKKDKKNMRLIW; encoded by the coding sequence ATGGAGAATATAAGCAAGGAAAGAGTGAACAAGATATTAGAGCACACATCTTATAAAGAGTATGTATGTAAAAATGAAAAAGCGGAAGCCGGACGCAAGTTCTGCCGTCACGACATGGTTCACTTTCTCGATGTGGCTCGGATTGCCATGATATTGAAGCTTAAGGAGGGGCAGCAGGCCGAGGAAGAACTTATATATGCGGCAGCTCTGCTTCATGATGTCGGAAGGCATGTTCAATATGAGGAAGGAACGCCTCATGAAGAAGCAAGTGCTGTGTTAGCAGCACCTATCCTTGCGGATTGCGGGTTCGATGATAAAGAAACAAGTGTTATTTTAAAGGCGATTGCTTCTCATAGAAACCCGCAGACGGCTTTGGAATCTGGACTTTCCGGTTTGTTGTACCGTGCGGATAAGTTGAGTAGAAGCTGTTTTTGCTGCGAGGCGGAGAAGGAATGTGACTGGAAAAAGGACAAGAAAAATATGCGTTTGATATGGTAG
- the folE gene encoding GTP cyclohydrolase I FolE yields MVNRKKVEEGVRLLLEGIGENVSREGLIDTPDRMARMYEEIFGGMGEDAAEHLAKTFTAENNEMVIEKDIVFYSTCEHHMMPFYGKAHVAYIPDGKVVGISKLARTVEVYAKRLQIQEQMTAQIADAIMEYLNPQGVMVMIEAEHMCMTMRGVKKPGSKTVTFVTRGAFAENEKLQNTFFQLVNSH; encoded by the coding sequence ATGGTAAATCGGAAAAAAGTTGAAGAAGGTGTCAGATTGCTTTTAGAAGGGATTGGAGAGAATGTTTCGAGAGAAGGACTGATAGATACGCCGGACCGGATGGCGAGGATGTATGAAGAGATATTCGGCGGAATGGGAGAGGATGCTGCAGAACATCTAGCAAAAACCTTTACGGCGGAAAATAATGAAATGGTAATAGAAAAAGATATCGTATTTTATTCTACCTGCGAGCACCATATGATGCCTTTTTATGGAAAGGCCCATGTGGCTTATATTCCTGACGGGAAAGTGGTAGGAATTTCCAAATTGGCGAGGACAGTGGAGGTATATGCGAAACGTCTGCAGATACAGGAGCAAATGACTGCGCAGATAGCGGATGCAATTATGGAATATCTGAATCCTCAGGGGGTAATGGTCATGATAGAGGCGGAGCATATGTGCATGACCATGAGAGGAGTGAAGAAGCCGGGCAGCAAGACGGTAACCTTTGTGACGAGGGGTGCTTTTGCAGAAAATGAGAAACTGCAGAACACCTTTTTCCAGTTGGTTAATTCCCATTGA
- a CDS encoding folylpolyglutamate synthase/dihydrofolate synthase family protein: MNYKEAMEYMEEVNQYGSVLGLDNMRELCGRLGNPQNDLRFIHIAGTNGKGSVLAYLSTVFKAAGYKIGRYISPVIFEYRERIQVNGRPITKQALCECLEEIKQMVDEIVEEGLPHPTPFEIETVMAFLYFKKMKCDIVILETGMGGLSDATNIISNTVAAVFASISMDHMQYLGKTQEEIAENKAGIIKNGCYVISAVQKTEVLSILMKRAEDKNSPFFVVEEERITRVKYGVEKQRFSYEGYKDLEIGLAGKHQITNAALAVKVIDVLGQAGYPVKEKALRTGLADTVWRGRFSVIGRKPLFIADGAHNEDGAKKLADSIRFYFTNKKIIYIMGILRDKEYDKIIGETYGLAQDIITITPPGNPRAMHAYDLAKEAEKFHPRVTASDSLEEAVELSYLLADKDSVIIAFGSLSYLGGLIRIIENRDRIRSDTHGKSEKS, encoded by the coding sequence ATGAACTATAAGGAAGCTATGGAATATATGGAGGAAGTAAATCAATACGGGAGTGTACTCGGTCTCGACAATATGAGAGAACTTTGCGGACGGTTAGGAAATCCGCAGAATGATTTACGCTTTATCCATATTGCAGGTACTAACGGAAAGGGTTCTGTTCTTGCATATCTTTCAACGGTTTTTAAAGCGGCAGGATATAAGATAGGAAGATACATATCGCCTGTTATTTTTGAATATAGGGAACGGATACAGGTCAATGGGCGTCCAATTACTAAACAGGCATTGTGCGAATGTCTGGAAGAGATCAAGCAGATGGTTGACGAAATCGTGGAGGAAGGTTTGCCGCATCCAACGCCTTTTGAAATCGAGACGGTTATGGCCTTTTTATACTTCAAAAAAATGAAATGCGACATTGTAATATTGGAAACAGGGATGGGTGGCTTGTCGGATGCGACCAATATCATTTCAAACACTGTAGCGGCAGTGTTCGCATCGATCAGCATGGATCATATGCAGTATCTTGGAAAAACACAGGAAGAGATTGCCGAGAATAAGGCCGGAATCATAAAAAACGGTTGTTATGTAATTAGTGCGGTTCAAAAAACGGAGGTTTTATCTATTTTAATGAAACGGGCAGAAGATAAAAACAGCCCTTTTTTTGTAGTAGAAGAAGAAAGAATTACGCGGGTCAAATATGGTGTGGAAAAGCAGCGGTTTTCTTATGAAGGTTACAAGGATTTGGAAATTGGACTGGCAGGGAAACATCAGATTACGAATGCGGCGCTTGCAGTAAAGGTGATTGATGTATTGGGGCAGGCAGGCTATCCGGTTAAGGAAAAAGCGCTCAGGACGGGGCTTGCGGATACGGTGTGGCGAGGGCGGTTCAGCGTGATAGGAAGAAAACCGCTATTCATTGCTGACGGTGCGCATAACGAGGATGGAGCGAAGAAATTAGCCGATTCTATTCGCTTTTATTTTACAAATAAAAAGATAATTTATATAATGGGAATATTGAGGGACAAGGAATATGATAAAATTATAGGCGAAACCTATGGGTTGGCGCAGGATATCATTACGATCACGCCCCCGGGGAATCCCAGAGCTATGCACGCTTATGACTTGGCTAAGGAGGCGGAGAAGTTCCATCCGAGAGTGACGGCTTCCGACAGCTTGGAGGAAGCCGTGGAACTTAGCTACTTGCTGGCGGATAAGGACAGCGTCATTATTGCCTTCGGCTCCTTGTCTTATCTTGGGGGATTAATTAGAATTATAGAGAATAGAGATAGAATCAGGAGTGATACACATGGTAAATCGGAAAAAAGTTGA
- a CDS encoding putative ABC transporter permease — MKKLIHNFIHCGILGWCLEITFTALSSFRRREFKLTGNTSIWMFPIYGMASFLAPVCKIVKKQHFLIRGFVYALLIFVGEFITGSLLMRKEICPWDYCRSKWNINKIVRLDYLPCWIFAGLLFERLIKESDESGDS; from the coding sequence ATGAAAAAACTAATCCATAACTTTATTCACTGTGGCATCCTTGGCTGGTGCCTGGAAATTACCTTTACCGCGCTGAGTTCCTTCCGGCGCAGAGAATTTAAACTGACGGGAAATACTTCCATTTGGATGTTTCCCATATATGGCATGGCATCCTTCCTCGCTCCGGTGTGCAAAATCGTAAAGAAGCAGCATTTTCTCATACGTGGATTTGTCTATGCCCTTCTCATTTTTGTCGGCGAGTTCATCACCGGTTCGCTTTTAATGCGAAAAGAAATATGCCCTTGGGATTACTGCCGCTCCAAATGGAACATTAATAAAATCGTCCGCCTGGACTATCTCCCCTGCTGGATATTCGCAGGCCTTCTTTTCGAGCGCCTTATAAAGGAAAGTGACGAGTCAGGCGATTCATAA
- a CDS encoding MATE family efflux transporter, with the protein MELDMTKGSPSKLIVKFIIPLIIGNIFQQLYTMVDTIIVGRFLGVQALAAVGATGTITFLIFGFMQGLTTGFTVLTAQRFGAGDIEGLKKSVGNAVFLSVIVTIIMTFVSIAGMDKLLSIMNTPEDIFEMSRTFVVIMCIGMMCTVFYNLLASFLRAVGNSKVPLYFLMIAAVLNIILDLFLILVIPLGIAGAAIATVISQGVSGVLCLIYIMKKVPILCIRKEHRKVDYICCVNQLSIGLPMALQFSITAVGTMMVQAALNLFGSTVVAAYTAACKVEQFVTQPFVAMGMTMATYCAQNRGVSDFTRIRRGVRIANIMSAVYGIVIYAVIMQILPYAIGLFVSGDITEVLGYARTYVMICGFFFIPLGMIFIFRNAMQGSGYSVLPVLGGVVELVCRATLAFTSAYYQSYVGVCFGNASAWIMTGIFLAIAYIFVMRNAQRRNDARVCEQSL; encoded by the coding sequence ATGGAACTGGATATGACGAAGGGAAGCCCTTCCAAGCTAATTGTTAAATTTATTATCCCGCTTATTATAGGAAATATTTTTCAACAGTTATACACCATGGTGGATACGATTATCGTAGGCCGCTTTCTTGGCGTACAGGCGTTGGCGGCAGTAGGCGCTACAGGTACGATCACATTTTTGATTTTCGGTTTTATGCAGGGACTTACTACGGGTTTTACGGTACTCACCGCCCAGCGTTTCGGAGCAGGAGATATTGAGGGGCTAAAAAAAAGCGTGGGCAATGCCGTTTTTTTATCTGTAATAGTTACTATTATTATGACTTTTGTAAGCATCGCCGGTATGGACAAGCTCTTGAGTATTATGAATACGCCGGAAGATATTTTCGAGATGTCAAGGACCTTTGTTGTGATTATGTGTATAGGTATGATGTGCACTGTTTTTTATAATTTACTGGCCAGCTTTTTAAGGGCGGTAGGAAACAGCAAAGTACCTCTTTACTTTTTAATGATCGCAGCGGTGCTCAATATAATATTAGATTTATTCCTGATTCTCGTCATACCATTGGGGATAGCAGGGGCGGCCATAGCTACTGTTATCTCGCAGGGGGTGTCGGGAGTTCTCTGTTTGATCTATATTATGAAAAAGGTACCGATACTATGTATTCGAAAGGAGCATCGGAAGGTGGATTATATCTGTTGTGTCAACCAGCTTAGTATTGGTCTGCCTATGGCGCTTCAATTTTCCATCACTGCAGTAGGAACGATGATGGTGCAGGCGGCGCTTAACCTGTTTGGCTCAACCGTAGTGGCGGCCTATACCGCGGCGTGTAAGGTGGAGCAGTTCGTGACACAGCCGTTTGTTGCTATGGGAATGACGATGGCGACTTACTGTGCGCAGAATAGGGGAGTCAGCGATTTTACGAGAATCCGAAGGGGTGTTAGAATTGCCAATATAATGTCGGCAGTATATGGAATTGTCATTTATGCTGTGATAATGCAGATACTTCCCTATGCGATCGGTCTGTTTGTGAGCGGAGATATTACGGAGGTGCTGGGCTATGCAAGAACCTATGTAATGATTTGCGGATTTTTCTTCATTCCCCTCGGCATGATATTCATTTTCCGAAATGCCATGCAGGGCAGCGGATACTCTGTGCTGCCGGTACTGGGAGGCGTTGTTGAGCTGGTCTGCCGTGCCACTCTTGCCTTCACCTCGGCATATTATCAAAGCTATGTGGGCGTTTGCTTTGGAAATGCCAGTGCGTGGATAATGACAGGTATTTTCTTAGCGATTGCATATATTTTCGTAATGAGGAATGCACAGAGGCGTAACGATGCGCGCGTTTGTGAGCAGAGCTTATGA
- a CDS encoding PH domain-containing protein translates to MEYIERKRLLFFGLPWTFTKYTVGEEYIVVNSGLFKTHENDCYMYKVQDVELQATLLERIFGLGTVMCFTGDTTHPKLQLIHIKHAKEIKDYILKTSEEARRKRRTLNTLDIGSGLRDDTDTDIL, encoded by the coding sequence ATGGAATATATAGAACGAAAAAGGCTTTTATTTTTTGGACTTCCATGGACGTTTACAAAATATACTGTGGGAGAAGAATACATTGTGGTCAATAGCGGCCTTTTTAAGACCCACGAGAATGACTGTTATATGTATAAGGTTCAGGACGTGGAGCTTCAGGCTACTTTATTAGAGAGAATATTCGGACTTGGAACCGTCATGTGTTTTACCGGAGATACGACGCATCCTAAGCTGCAGCTTATACATATCAAACATGCGAAAGAAATCAAGGATTACATTCTGAAGACCTCGGAGGAAGCGAGACGAAAAAGAAGAACCCTCAACACGCTTGACATAGGCTCAGGACTAAGGGATGATACGGATACGGACATTTTATAA